A part of Romeriopsis navalis LEGE 11480 genomic DNA contains:
- the gloA gene encoding lactoylglutathione lyase — translation MRLLHTMLRVGDLDQSLNFYCEVLGMQLLRKKDYPSGEFTLAFIGYGDEADNTVIELTYNWGRDQYNLGDAYGHIALGVDDIYKTCDEIKARGGKVSREPGPMKHGKTVIAFVEDPDGYKIELIQLSSHSSAATPVQTTTA, via the coding sequence ATGCGTCTACTACATACAATGCTACGCGTTGGCGATTTGGATCAATCTTTGAACTTCTACTGCGAAGTGCTCGGGATGCAGCTCCTGCGCAAGAAAGACTATCCCAGCGGCGAATTTACCCTCGCATTTATTGGTTATGGCGATGAAGCCGATAATACTGTAATCGAATTGACCTATAACTGGGGTCGCGACCAATACAACCTTGGTGATGCCTATGGTCACATTGCCCTCGGGGTCGATGATATCTACAAAACCTGTGACGAGATCAAAGCCCGCGGCGGAAAAGTCAGCCGTGAACCCGGCCCCATGAAACATGGCAAAACCGTGATTGCGTTTGTTGAGGATCCAGATGGCTACAAAATTGAACTGATCCAGCTCAGCAGCCATAGCTCCGCTGCAACGCCAGTCCAGACGACAACGGCCTAA